CCCGACATCCGCGATCACATAGACCACCGGCTTTTGATTCTTATGATAGATCGCCTTGTCCCGCACGGTCTGTTCCACCCGTATGAGTTCGGAGAGCGGAACCATGTGCCCGGCGGCCGTCCGCAATGCGAGGACCCCTAGATTCTCTAGCCCGGTGCGTTCGATGATCGGCAGACGGAGCCGCACCTGCACCGGCTGCTTTTCCTTCGGAATGTGCACCAACCCCACATCCTCACCCTCCAAGGCGAGTCGGAGAGTCCGGACGATTTCCTCCGACGGAATACCGGCAAGCGCCGCCTTTGCGCGATCGACGGTGAACACATACTTGACCTGATCGGCCTCCAGGTAATCGTCGACATCGACCACGCCGGCCGTCGTCTCGAACATCTGCCTCACCTCGCGAGCGATCTCACTCTGCCGATCATAGTCGGGACCGTAAATCTCGGCCACAAGCACGGACTGCACCGGCGGGCCCGGAGGCACCTCCACCACTTTCACGTTCGCCCCATATTGCCGCCCGATCTCCTGCACGGGAGGGCGGATCCGTTGCGCAATGTCATGGCTCTGTGTGGTGCGCTCCTGCTTCGCCACGAGGTTGATCTGAATATCCGCCTCATGCGGCTGATCCCGCAGGTAATAATGCCGCACCAGCCCGTTGAAATTGAAGGGTGAGGCGGTGCCGACATAGGCCTGATAATCGCGCAGCTCCGGAATCGTACGCACGTACTGAGTCAGGGCCTTGGTCACCCGTGCCGTTTCCTCCAACGTCGTGCCTTCAGGCATGTCGATCACCAGCTGCAATTCGCTTTTGTTATCGAACGGCAACATCTTCACGACCACGGCGCGGGTATAAAACAGCGCCATCGATCCGACCAGCAACAGCGCAATGATCGCGAGCACCAGATACGCGATCGCCGGGTGAGACAACACCGGTGCGAGCAACCGCTGGTAGAGCCGATGGCTGAGACCGCCTTCCTGCGACTCGTGATCGACCCCGGCCATCTGCACGCCGGGCCGATAACAGGTCTGGCAAAACCAGGGAATGACAATGAACGCGACGAGCAGGGACACAAACATGGCGATCGACGCATTCACGGGGATCGGTCGCATATACGGCCCCATCAGACCGGAGACAAAGGCCATGGGCAGGAGGGCCGCAATAACTGTCAGCGTGGCAAGAATCGTCGGATTCCCGACTTCATCGACTGCGAACAACGACGCTTCACGATGCGGCCGCCGACGGAGCGTCAGATGCCGATAGGTATTCTCCACCACCACGATCGCGTCGTCCACCAGAATGCCGATGGAAAAGATCAGCGCAAACAGCGTGACCCGGTTGATGCTGTACCCGATCAGCATCGAGATGAAGAGCGTCAGCGCAAGCGTCAATGGGATCGCAATCGACACCACGAAAGCGGGACGAAGGCCCAGCGTCAGTCCCAGGAAGACCACGACGGCGACAACGGCGATCAACAGATGCCACAGCAACTCATTGGCCTTCTCATCGGCGGTCTCCCCATAATCGCGCGTCACCGTAACCCGCACATCCGCTGGGATCAGGTGCCCCTTCATCTCCTCGACCTTGCGAATAACGCCTTCGGCAACCGTCACGGCATTCGTCCCAGCCTGTTTGGCGATCGCCACCGTCACGGCCGGCACTTCTTCCGAGGACGAGGAGCTGCCTTTCGGGCCTTCGCCAAACCACACATACCGACTCGTTTCACTGGGACCATCAATGACCTCGGCCACCTGGCGAAGATAGACCGGCCGTTGCTCATTCACGCCGACGACCACCCCATCGAGATCCTCCTTCGACCGGATAAAGCGTCCGGTCTCCACGAGAAAGCTTTCGTTTCGGCTTTCGAAACGGCCCGTAGGGAGGGCCAGATTTTCGCCCTGAATCACGCCGGCCACCCGTAACGGCGTCAACCCGTAGGCCTTGAGACGTGACGGATCGATCTGTACACGCAACTCACGGCCGCGACCGCCGACCACGAACCCGCCGGCCGTCCCGCCGACCCGTTTCGCGTCTTCCAGCACCTGATCGCCCAACTGCCGGAGTTGGTAATCCGTATAGCGTTCGCTCGACAGCGTGAGCGTCACGATGGGCACATCGTTCACGTCACGCGGCTTGACCTGAAACGGCGCAGCACCAGACGGAAACAGGTCCTGGTTGGACATTAACTTGTCGTAGAGATCCACCAGGCTCTGTTCCATCGGCTGGCCGACGTAGAAGCGCACAATGATGAGTGCTCCACCGGGACGCGAAATCGAATAGAGGTATTCGACGGTCTTGATCTCCGACAGCTTGCGCTCGATGGGCTTGGTGAGCTGTTCCTCGACAATCTTCGCGGAAGCGCCGGGGAACGGCAACCACACATCGGCCATCGGGACCACGATTTGCGGCTCTTCCTCGCGCGGCGTCAGGAGCACGGCGAACAGACCGAGAAGAAGACTGGCGATGATGATCAGCGGCGTCAGTTTGCTCCCGACAAAAAGTCCGGCGAGACGACCGCTCACACCGAGAGGAGCTGGTGACTGTGAGGAAGGTGAGGGCATAGAGCGTATCGCGATTGGCTATGCGTTGGACGCGTCACGATCCCTGAGGGGACGGGACCGTCGTCATGTCTTGCACCAGTAGACCGTCGCGCCCCTTGGAGGCGTCCGCCACGACTCGCTCTCCCGCATCCACCCCGGAGAGGACTTCGACGCCCTGCTCCAGCGTGCGGCCGATCTTGACCCAGCGAAGACGTGCCACGTGATCGCTGCCGACGACGAACAGGCTGGCGAGTTCGCCCCGTTCGATGAATGACGACCTCGGCAGGAGCAACGTCGTACTCACACCTTTTTCAAGCCGCAGTCGCCCGAACATGCCGGACTTGAGCCCGGCGGTCGTCGGCAGCTCTACCTTCATCGTGAAGGTGTGGGTTTGCGGATCACCAGCAGGCAGGATCTGCGACACGGTGCCCTTCAGCGGGCTCGTCCCCAACGCGTCGATGACGACCGGTACCGATGATCCGACCGACACCACCCGCACATCACTTTCAGCCACCGTCGCTTCCAATCGTAGCTGCGCGGGATCTTCCATTCTCAGGAGTGGTTGCCCGGGGGACGCCAGCTCTCCCCGCTCCACCTTCTTCTCCGTAATCACCCCGTCGAAGGGCGCCTTCACGATGGTATAACTCAACTGCGCCAGCACGGCGTTGCGCCCCGCCTCGGCCACCCTATACGTACGCGTGGCATTTTCCAATTCCTGCTTGGACACCGCATCTTTGTGATACAGATCTTCCATCCGGTCACGTTGCGCCCGCGCATTATCGAGCTCCGCCGTCATCCGCGATAACTCGGCCTGCAGATCTCGATTATCCAACACGATCAGGGTGTCGCCCCTGCGCACCACCGTACCTTCACGAACCAAAAGATGGTCAATCATGCCCTGAATACGACTGGCCAACGTCGCTTGGTAGACCGGCGTGACCTGACCGGTGACCTCCACACTAACCGGCACCTGACTCGTCTTCACTTCGATGATCGCCACGTGAAGCGGCTGCTGCGGAGCGGCTGCCGACGGCCGTTCTCCGGATTTCGTCGGCTCCTGCGATGGTCCGCATCCCGCCGCGATCAGTACCCCCAGGGCGATCACCCCTGCCAGCACTCGTCCATTGCTATTCTCTGACACCGAGCCTCCGCAAAAGAGCCATCATGGGACACCAGCCCGTCACGGCGGACTGGATGAGATTCGCCGCGACAAACGCGGCGACATAATTATAGTAGGGATGGACCGTAGCGCCCAGCACCAACGCCAGCAGCACGAAACATCCCGCGATCAACCGTAACCATTCATTGACCGTCATCGTTGCTCACCTCCTTCCCTCACCCCATAAGAGAAGCACGGGGGAGAAAGGATTCGGCTCGACCGCAGATCCCTTGAGAGATCAAGGACTTCCCCCTGGTCTGCTAGGGTCAAAACCGATATTGCGCGCCGATGGACAGGATGCTGTCTTGATAGTCACGCAACACGTTCGTCGACGTCCGTTTGCCGTACTGATAGGCCAGCATGACCGTCGCGGCGGCGGACAGGTGATATCGCAGTTCCGCAATCCCCTGGTGCGTGGCATCAAAGCGGTCCACATGGGTATCGCCGACGAGGCCGCTGGTAAATGTTTTTCGGCGATTCACGTACGTCACGCCGAGATCCCATTCCCGATTGAACCGAAACTCTGCCCCGGCCGACACCATATGCAAATAATAGGACACGTCGTCGGTAAACTGCGGCTGGGCATGGCCCTCGGCGAGCCCTCGTTCATACAGATAGGTCACCATCAGCGTGAGCCACCCAGTGGCGCGATAGTCGAAGCGCGGGCCGATCGTCCAGAAGTTCGTATCGCGCTCCGCGAATGAGTCGTTGTACCGACGCAGCCCATAGCGGATGATGACCGTGCCGGTCAGGGCCTCCGTCAATCGACGTTCGACTTCGGCACGCCAATGGTGAGAACTGACCCGTTCTTCCTGAATCGAACGGGTACCGGTTCGCCGTTCGAAGTTCGGCCCCAGGAACAGGTTGGGCACATACCGATACCGCAGCAGGATCGACGTCTCCCGGTCGAGCGAAAACCGGTCCTGGATGCGGTAGTCGGCATGGTTGAAAACGGGATTATTGGTAAAGATCGCCCCCTGGGCTTTCACCGAGAGTTCGTTTTTTCCCTGCGCCAGCGGCGTCGAGTGA
This sequence is a window from Nitrospira sp.. Protein-coding genes within it:
- a CDS encoding efflux RND transporter permease subunit; protein product: MPSPSSQSPAPLGVSGRLAGLFVGSKLTPLIIIASLLLGLFAVLLTPREEEPQIVVPMADVWLPFPGASAKIVEEQLTKPIERKLSEIKTVEYLYSISRPGGALIIVRFYVGQPMEQSLVDLYDKLMSNQDLFPSGAAPFQVKPRDVNDVPIVTLTLSSERYTDYQLRQLGDQVLEDAKRVGGTAGGFVVGGRGRELRVQIDPSRLKAYGLTPLRVAGVIQGENLALPTGRFESRNESFLVETGRFIRSKEDLDGVVVGVNEQRPVYLRQVAEVIDGPSETSRYVWFGEGPKGSSSSSEEVPAVTVAIAKQAGTNAVTVAEGVIRKVEEMKGHLIPADVRVTVTRDYGETADEKANELLWHLLIAVVAVVVFLGLTLGLRPAFVVSIAIPLTLALTLFISMLIGYSINRVTLFALIFSIGILVDDAIVVVENTYRHLTLRRRPHREASLFAVDEVGNPTILATLTVIAALLPMAFVSGLMGPYMRPIPVNASIAMFVSLLVAFIVIPWFCQTCYRPGVQMAGVDHESQEGGLSHRLYQRLLAPVLSHPAIAYLVLAIIALLLVGSMALFYTRAVVVKMLPFDNKSELQLVIDMPEGTTLEETARVTKALTQYVRTIPELRDYQAYVGTASPFNFNGLVRHYYLRDQPHEADIQINLVAKQERTTQSHDIAQRIRPPVQEIGRQYGANVKVVEVPPGPPVQSVLVAEIYGPDYDRQSEIAREVRQMFETTAGVVDVDDYLEADQVKYVFTVDRAKAALAGIPSEEIVRTLRLALEGEDVGLVHIPKEKQPVQVRLRLPIIERTGLENLGVLALRTAAGHMVPLSELIRVEQTVRDKAIYHKNQKPVVYVIADVGGVGPDKGESPVYGVTGIGKKLEHYTLPEGYELAQHYAVQPWSEQRFAMKWDGEWQITYETFRDMGIAFAVALLLIYLLIVAQFQSFLTPMVIMAPIPLTLIGILPGHWLTGSYFTATSMIGFIALAGIIVRNSILLVDFIQHQEAEGVPLLEAVIRAGAIRTRPILLTAAALMVGAFVIILDPIFQGLAVSLLFGVGASTILTLVVIPLLYYLWIGTRQPQPVRSLPQEGTDEVPRSTVGNQPG
- a CDS encoding efflux RND transporter periplasmic adaptor subunit, yielding MSENSNGRVLAGVIALGVLIAAGCGPSQEPTKSGERPSAAAPQQPLHVAIIEVKTSQVPVSVEVTGQVTPVYQATLASRIQGMIDHLLVREGTVVRRGDTLIVLDNRDLQAELSRMTAELDNARAQRDRMEDLYHKDAVSKQELENATRTYRVAEAGRNAVLAQLSYTIVKAPFDGVITEKKVERGELASPGQPLLRMEDPAQLRLEATVAESDVRVVSVGSSVPVVIDALGTSPLKGTVSQILPAGDPQTHTFTMKVELPTTAGLKSGMFGRLRLEKGVSTTLLLPRSSFIERGELASLFVVGSDHVARLRWVKIGRTLEQGVEVLSGVDAGERVVADASKGRDGLLVQDMTTVPSPQGS
- a CDS encoding DUF2892 domain-containing protein, whose amino-acid sequence is MTVNEWLRLIAGCFVLLALVLGATVHPYYNYVAAFVAANLIQSAVTGWCPMMALLRRLGVRE